DNA sequence from the Paenibacillus azoreducens genome:
TGGAGATGGAAGAAAAAGAGCTGATAACAGATCGTACGCTTTTACGTAAATGTTTAACCGTTTTGGCATTAACGATCATAGGATTCTTTACGCATCAGCTGCTGCATTTGGAATCAGCCACAGTCGCTCTGGCCGGAGCCTTTCTCTTGCTGCTGCTAACCGGAGAGCATATGATGGAAGAAGCTTTCACCAAGGTTGAATGGACAACCATTTTCTTCTTTGTCGGCTTATTCGTATTGGTAGCCGGTTTGATTGAAACAGGGGTCATCGCCATGTTAGCCGAGAAAGCAATCGCACTCACCGGGGGCGAACCCGTAGCAACTTCCATGCTTATTCTATGGCTGAGCGCTATCGCCTCTGCTTTCCTGGACAACATACCGTTTGTCGCAACAATGATTCCAATGATTCAAGAAATGGGACAAATGGGAGTGAGCAACCTTGAGCCATTATGGTGGAGTCTTGCGCTCGGGGCATGCCTCGGGGGAAATGGTTCGCTCATTGGCGCAAGTGCTAACCTGATTGTAGCCGGTATGTCCGGAAAAGAGGGACATCCGATCAAATTCGCGCAATTCCTGAAATATGGATTTCCTTTAATGCTGCTTTCCATTGTTTTATCGAGTATTTACGTATACCTGCGTTATCTGATATAAATCGATATTCATATAAAAAGGCAGCCCATATGAGACCCACATGGGTTGCCTTTTCGTTTAAAGGGGCTATTGGGGGACCAATCATTTACTTTCAGGAAGAAGTTCGATGGAGGTACTTTCTACATTTCCGTAACTGCCGTTGGATATTTTTATTGTTCCCTTTCCCGGTTGCAGCAGCTTCATCTTGCCGTCAGCCGCTTTACCATAAGCCGGCATCGTGAACTGGACATCATAGCTGCCGAACTTCATCGTTCCGGTAAAAATGACAAGTGAGCGATCAGGATCCTGGCTCGAGTATTTATTCAGGTCCGGTGCCCAGGATATGATGAGCGGTTCCGATTCTTTGTAACCTCCGATATTCCCTTTGAAATGTACTTTTTTTCCAATATGGACCGGATTAGGTTGGAATGTTGATGTAGGAACAACTTTCAGACGATTAAAATCCTGAACAGACTGGTGATCATCCAGAATCATGGTCTTTCCTCCAAACGCTGAACCAAGGGCTAACTTTCCGCCGTATTGATACATCGAGATCGATTCGCCTTCCGTGAAATTAACATACATCCCATGGAAAAACGTCTGGGGGGAATCATAGGGTAATGTTTCCTCTACCCCCTTGGCAGCGAATTTCTGCAGAATGCTGCAAACCGTGCGAATGGAATCCTTGTCTTTCTCGTTGGCCCCAATCAATGGGACATACATCATATCCCCATCCTGCATCTCTATGCTCGATATTGTCTTAGGGGTACATACAGAAGCCAATTCCTTGATGCTGCGGCCTTTGGGCAGCGCCTTTCGCTCATCTTCATAGGATGGACGCTCATATGTTAATCGAACGGATCTTTGCTCCTTGCCATTAAACGGACTGGCATAATAGAAATCCAGCACGCCATGCCCCATATCACCGGCATAACTTAACGTGTCGCCTGGATAAGGATCTTTATGATTGCGGGCGTATTCCAAGTCCTTGCCTGTGAGAAGTTTATCGGCGAGAACAACGGTGGAATGGTCTTTCAAGTCGATCAGTGTCAGCAGGCCGCTTTGGTTCGGCCGTACTACCAAATAATCCTCGCCGACCGCAAGCACGGAAAATACATCGTCTGTCCCCGATAGTTTTGGCAGATCATATTCTTTTACCACTTTTCCTTGATTATTAAATATAGTTACTATTTTGCCATCCGTCAGCACCGTATACTCAATCCACCCGTTGGGATCGTAAACTTGGAAATACGTTGTATTCGGTTCGTAACGCTTTTCATAGTTCGCTTTCTTCTGGGCGACGATCTTGTTGCCGCGAATGAGAAGACCATAAACATCATAATGGCTGCGAGAATCTCCGTAATGGTCCACGATGGTTAAAACCGTATTTCCGCCTTGATTTAATCCGTCATGAAATGAGACGTCCCCTTGTATCTCAGTATCCAGTTTGCCGACATGGATGGCTGGCGATTGTTCGTCCCGAGCCATATATAAATCGCTGGTTTTACGATTTAACCATACAGAGCTCCACGGTTGTGCTTTGATGAAATCATCCTCTTTCGTAATGTTCACCGTCTTGATAGAGTCCTCCCATTTGACATCCGCTCCAGTAGCCTCTGAGAAGAAACGCAGGGGGACAAATAACCTCCCATCAACCATGCGGAGAGGCGCATTCAGTGAGAACTGCTTTCCATTAACCATCGCTTGGAGCGAACCATATTCCAGTTTTACTTTAAGATCCGGATAGTTCATCGTAACGGTTTTTGCGGAACCGTTCCAGGATACTAAGGTACCAAGAAGTTCTCCTACATCTCGCAAAGGCAAATATATGGTGCCATGATCTACGAACGGGGCTGACTTTGCCTGAAACTCCTTGCCGTTCATCGTTATTCTGATGCCATTCTTCGCGGGCGCGTCGGTGGCGTTAGTTCCAGCTGCCGCAAGCGTGGGAACAGGGTTGGTTATGGCTGATGCGATTGCAGTCGCGGCTAAAAGCATATACAGCCGTGATTTAAGTAGAATTTTATAAGGCATGAATCCGTCCTCCAATGTGAATTGGTTATCCGAACCATTAGACGATTCAAAAAGGAAATAGTTGCGATAAACCCACAATAAAGGAAGATGAGGAACGTCTAAAGAAACTTCCGCTTTGTCTCATGGATGAAACGAAATGAACAGCGACATAACTCTGTTCAATGATTTGCTAAAAAATAACAAAGACCGGAAATTTCCCGGGCTTTGTTATGGGCAACCGTATGATGAGCATTGGAAACAAGATGCGATGCCCGCAATATTGAGGCGTATGCTCTATTTTTTGACCATGGTTTTCGCCAATTTGATCAGATCTTCTTTGGTTAGGGAACTTTCCGAATCGGTCGATATCGCAAATTGTTTCCCTTTTACGGCCCAAGAAAGCGTATTGTTGATATACTCTTTTCCGAGTTTCGGATATTTCTTCCGTACTTCATCGGCGGATTCATAAACATAGCCTTCCTGTTTTACTGGCTGCTTCGGATCAAGCCGCTTATATCCCAATGTTAAAGTATGTTTCCCATTCGAATACTCTATCGTAATTTCGTTCGCATCTGTCCAATCGACCTTCTTGGAATAGATCTTCTTCCCAAGCTTCTTGGCCTCAGCCTCCATTTCTTTTGTATACTCCGTACTGTATGGGCCTGCGATTCCTGCAGCGACGAATTTATAACCTTCTGGCAGGGCGGCTGGTTGTTGCAACACTGTGCCTTTCAAAGTTGACGCCTTTTTTTGGTAAGCTTCATAGGAATCGAACTTTGGAAAAGGATTCCCCATGGAATACACTTTATCGGCTTTTTGCTTGGTTACTTCTTTACTGACATATACCATATATGTAGCGTCCGGATTCTTTTTAAGTAACTGGGCTATTCTCTCTTGTTCAGCTTTCTCTAGCTTCTCCCCTTCAGTTTCGCCTTTTGTATTAAGGACTGTCGTTTTCATACCTATTTTGCTAACAGTATGGGATGGAGCAGCAGCAGCCGCAAAGTCCATCGATCCCAAAAGAAGAGCGCCGCTTAACGCAGCAACGGTAATTTTCATTCTTGTTTTCATTTCTTCTGTCTCCTTTTTAAAAAAATCCTCATCTATATAACAATATCAATCGAAGCTTTTGCGACATGAGCGAAAAAAATTTTTTAAGATGTGAATAGACTCAGTTCCGCTTTTTGTACTAAGGGTAGCCCTCCCCGGTTCACTCGTTTAATCGATAATCCATATCTAATTTCTTATTCGCAGTTTTGGCTAGTTTAAGCAGTTCCTCTTTGGTGAGCTTTTACCAGAATTGGTATTGATGAAAATCATAAAATATCATCCATCGATGTAACCTTCTCATGCGTTGCGTAGAGTTGAACGTAGAATTGTTGCGATACTGCAACCTTTTCAGGCGTTGGTGGACCAGAATTGCAAAATTGTTGCGATTGTGCATCCTTTTGACAGTACATCGCCTATCTACGCGTTAATAAGGGAAAAAGCCTGCACTTTTGCAAGCTTTTCATCTAAACAACTCGTTATGTCGTAAATAGATGCACTTACGCATCAATTTCCAATCTGAGCGGGCAATCGCCTTTTATTCAATAGCAGAATGTTTCTTTCAACGTCATTGCTACTGTGCAAAAAATGCAAAAGATGTGAAAAGCCCGGTTTCCCGGGCCTTGTTGTCAGGCGACTGATCTATTATCTATTTCCGCACGATCATCGATTCCGCCAACTTTATGAGGTCTTCCTTGGTTAACGGATTGCCCTCTGATGCCCCTTTATATATACTTTTTTTGAAAGCAGATGAATCTACGTTTTATTTCTTAGACGCTGTTTTGGCTAGTTTAATCAGTTCCTCTTTTGTGATCGGATTTCCCGGATTGGTTTGGATAGCGAGTCCTTTGTTATTTTCGGTCCATACGACGGAGTTTGTTACAAATTCCTCTTCCAGCTTAGGATTCTTCTTTCTCGTTTCTTCGGCGGATTCATAGACATACCCTTTATGCCGTTTGCTCTGCGGATCAAGACGTGTGCTTGAGATTAGAATATAGTCATCCCCGTTTTTGTACTCCAATTGAATAAAGTTCGTGGTTGTCCAGTTGATTTTTTTGGAATAAATCTGTTTGCCCAGTTTTTTGGCTTCTGCCTTCATTTCTTTGTCATAATCACCGCTGTACGGGCCTACAATTTTTGCTCCCGCAAAGCTGTAACCTTCCGGCAATCCCTCCGGTTGCTTCGGCGCCGGTTCTGTTAAAGTTGAGGCTTTCTTCCAGTAATCCTCGTACGAGGTATATTCAGGCATGGTGTTACCCATTGCGAAAGTTTCCATGCCTTTTCTTTTCGTCAGTTCATTGCTGACAAATACCATATAAGAATCATCCGGGTTGGCCTCCAGCAGCTTGCTGATTCTGTCGATTTCCGCTTTTTGCAGTT
Encoded proteins:
- a CDS encoding ArsB/NhaD family transporter gives rise to the protein MEQQAILAIGIFLVIYGFIIAEKIHRTIVAMIGGTLMVVFGIVNQETALHHIDFNTLGLLIGMMIIVGITAETGLFKYIAVFAAKKAKGEPVRILVSLSLITAVGSAFLDNVTTVLLMVPVTFSITRQLRVNPVPFLITQIIASNVGGAATLIGDPPNIMIGSAVKELSFMDFIINMAPLAIVVMAVYIPIFILLFRKSIQTTDELKRSIMEMEEKELITDRTLLRKCLTVLALTIIGFFTHQLLHLESATVALAGAFLLLLLTGEHMMEEAFTKVEWTTIFFFVGLFVLVAGLIETGVIAMLAEKAIALTGGEPVATSMLILWLSAIASAFLDNIPFVATMIPMIQEMGQMGVSNLEPLWWSLALGACLGGNGSLIGASANLIVAGMSGKEGHPIKFAQFLKYGFPLMLLSIVLSSIYVYLRYLI
- a CDS encoding copper amine oxidase N-terminal domain-containing protein, producing MPYKILLKSRLYMLLAATAIASAITNPVPTLAAAGTNATDAPAKNGIRITMNGKEFQAKSAPFVDHGTIYLPLRDVGELLGTLVSWNGSAKTVTMNYPDLKVKLEYGSLQAMVNGKQFSLNAPLRMVDGRLFVPLRFFSEATGADVKWEDSIKTVNITKEDDFIKAQPWSSVWLNRKTSDLYMARDEQSPAIHVGKLDTEIQGDVSFHDGLNQGGNTVLTIVDHYGDSRSHYDVYGLLIRGNKIVAQKKANYEKRYEPNTTYFQVYDPNGWIEYTVLTDGKIVTIFNNQGKVVKEYDLPKLSGTDDVFSVLAVGEDYLVVRPNQSGLLTLIDLKDHSTVVLADKLLTGKDLEYARNHKDPYPGDTLSYAGDMGHGVLDFYYASPFNGKEQRSVRLTYERPSYEDERKALPKGRSIKELASVCTPKTISSIEMQDGDMMYVPLIGANEKDKDSIRTVCSILQKFAAKGVEETLPYDSPQTFFHGMYVNFTEGESISMYQYGGKLALGSAFGGKTMILDDHQSVQDFNRLKVVPTSTFQPNPVHIGKKVHFKGNIGGYKESEPLIISWAPDLNKYSSQDPDRSLVIFTGTMKFGSYDVQFTMPAYGKAADGKMKLLQPGKGTIKISNGSYGNVESTSIELLPESK